GCAGTTCGGCATAGTGGACAAATGGTTGCGGCATATTTTGAACTCCTCAATCAGCCTGTGGTTGAGAATATTTCAGTTGTACGATTTTATCGGACAACTGAGTTGTCGACATAATGTCTACGACTGAACTCCTCAAGGAGGGGGACAGGATGTCCCTACCCTTTACCAAGCTCCACAATGAAAGAACCATTTATCAGCAACTGTCCGGTTATTTCGGACGGTTCGATAAAGGGGGGTGGCAATTTGCCCCCACCCTTTTTCCGGAATTTCAGCCAACGTCAGCCCGTGACAAAATGTCACGACCTCACATCCCAACCGCACGAGCCCGAACGCTCACACCCGCCTCACCAGCATGAGCCCGCAGCCGAAGCCTTTGGCCTATGCCCTTGCAAGAGAAAGCATACCACACCCGAATGCTTTGGCTGGACCTACGCCGCTTTGCACCAATTCCACCATGGCTTCCGGTTTTGTTACCGCGAGGACACCCTGAAAATTGACAGGCTGTATCTTCCCAGCCCTGTCTTCCTTGCTTTTCCTGAATCGGAGCGATGATACGGGATCAATAACAAGGGACTCGATTGTTGCTGCATCCCCAAATTTCCGTTCTATCCATGAGCGCTGTTCCTCCTCACGCACAAGTGGCACACGACATTTCTTTGGATCTCCTTTGGTGTTTTTCCGTCCACCTTCATCGATGATAGTTTTCACCGGGTTGGCAACAAGAAGAAACCGCAACCGCTGGTCAGCCAGCATCGATAACGGATATTCCCTGGAAGCCAGTATTCGCGCAAATTTTGATGAAGTTTCCGGCTCTCGTGCCGATTGCATCAGTATCTCGGCTTGGTTTTGGTCCAACTGCCCGACACGGAAGAGAAAATCACGTTCAGCATCTTTCGCTTCAGGGAACAGATTCCATAATACGCAGTGAATTTCATAGGGATTGCGGCAGGCTGCCCCGGTTATCATGACTTTACTCAGATACATTGTCACCTCCGTGAACATAGAGGTTCCGCGCGGCAAACTGGCGCGGCTGATGGATGAGCGGTACGTCACGGACTCGCTTCATGCGGTCGCTCACCTTTTCTTCGCTATAGATCGTCCCGCCCGGCGGTTCTATTCCTTTGAAGGCTTCCAGAACATCCGATGATTTCTGTCGCGCTTGAAACAATGGCCGTGCAATCGGGCAACTGCGCCGTCCCAGGTACGGCGTGAAGAATGGCTGTTTTACCGATTTTTCCAGATCGTCCAGGCTGATTACGGCGTTTGGATAATTCCAAATCGCCACGGTAAATTCAGCATCATATAAGTACTCACGCCAGGTTTGGATGGTTTCGTGGCTCTTCAGCCCGGCATAATCTTCGCGAGCGTCTTTCACAGTATGATAGTCAGTGATCTTCATCACGCGCAATGGACGTTTCGTTCCATCTTTGCGGATTAAGCTCCGTTTGTCCAAGCGTACCGCCATTCCGACACTATCTGCCAATGTTTGAAGTCTCAGACGGTCGTTACGTTTGATGCCGAGGCATGCGCCGAGAAGCCCCAACATACCGCTTCTCGTGGGAAAATTGGCGGATGGTCGCAACCCCTCGAAGGTATGCTCGCCCCAAGCCTGCATAGGGCCGTGCAATTTGAGAATGAGAAATTCCCGCATGGTTACACCTCACCGTTGCCGAGCACCCACAACTTCAGCTCTTCCAGCGTTTTTGCGGCCTTCACTCCTGCTGGTGGTGCATCCGTCAGAGCGAACTCACCGCATCTCTCATCTAGACCATAGCCGGTGTGAACGGCCTGCCAGTATTTATGAAGCGCCTTGATCGAGGGTTTGAGAAACCCACCATCATCTTCATGCTTAACTGGCGCTTCAAAGGCATTCGCCAGCGAGACAGGAAGATCAGAGAAGGAAACCATTGCCATATCGGCAAGATTATGAGCGGCGAAGCTCTGCTGTTTTGCCGAAGGTACGACTGTAGCCATCAAGTGAAGCCAATGAGAGGCAATTACGAGAGCTTTTTTTCGACTCTCGGAAGTTTCCAGTGCCTTTACGTCGGAAATGAGACCAAGATTCATTTGTAGTTGCTTGAGATTGAGGCTGGCATATCTGTAGAAAACACCGCTGGAAAACTCCTGAGTGTCAAGATGACCGGAGCCCTTTTTTTGTAGATCATCCACCGCTGTGAACCAATCGATATCTGCATCCACTGCATGTGTTGTAACAGAATGCGCAACTGCCATAGCCCCGTCAATCGTTGTCATAAGGCCTGATGTTGCCATGCGTCCTGATAGCGCAACATCAACAGCAGACCCGACAGCTTTCGAAAGAGCTTCAGCATGTACGGCTATTCTATTTTCAATCTTCTTTGTATATATTTGATCCATGAAATACTCAGCATCCTTTTTCTTCTTTCCTTTTTGCTTTTCATATTTTTCCATTGCCTTTTGTCGTTCATCTTCAGCCAGTCCTTTTTGTTTGACTTCCTTGACTGCCTGACACAAAATCCTGAACTCTTCTTTTACCCAAGGAGCTACAGCCAATTTTTTCTCAGAGTTATCATTGCCTTCACTTTCTGAATCTTCATCAGTATCATCGTTAGTTTTTGTTCTTACAAAACGCTCCAGCGTTTCCTGAATAATGTTCTCTTCAAATTCACCGTTCAGCAGCTGTAAGAA
This genomic stretch from Nitrospirota bacterium harbors:
- the cas6e gene encoding type I-E CRISPR-associated protein Cas6/Cse3/CasE, whose amino-acid sequence is MYLSKVMITGAACRNPYEIHCVLWNLFPEAKDAERDFLFRVGQLDQNQAEILMQSAREPETSSKFARILASREYPLSMLADQRLRFLLVANPVKTIIDEGGRKNTKGDPKKCRVPLVREEEQRSWIERKFGDAATIESLVIDPVSSLRFRKSKEDRAGKIQPVNFQGVLAVTKPEAMVELVQSGVGPAKAFGCGMLSLARA
- the cas5e gene encoding type I-E CRISPR-associated protein Cas5/CasD; the protein is MREFLILKLHGPMQAWGEHTFEGLRPSANFPTRSGMLGLLGACLGIKRNDRLRLQTLADSVGMAVRLDKRSLIRKDGTKRPLRVMKITDYHTVKDAREDYAGLKSHETIQTWREYLYDAEFTVAIWNYPNAVISLDDLEKSVKQPFFTPYLGRRSCPIARPLFQARQKSSDVLEAFKGIEPPGGTIYSEEKVSDRMKRVRDVPLIHQPRQFAARNLYVHGGDNVSE
- the cas7e gene encoding type I-E CRISPR-associated protein Cas7/Cse4/CasC — its product is MDKNFINFHILISHSPSCLNRDDMNMQKSAVFGGKRRVRISSQSLKRTMRTSDYYRNHLGEASIRCKHLDLLKEEFLQLLNGEFEENIIQETLERFVRTKTNDDTDEDSESEGNDNSEKKLAVAPWVKEEFRILCQAVKEVKQKGLAEDERQKAMEKYEKQKGKKKKDAEYFMDQIYTKKIENRIAVHAEALSKAVGSAVDVALSGRMATSGLMTTIDGAMAVAHSVTTHAVDADIDWFTAVDDLQKKGSGHLDTQEFSSGVFYRYASLNLKQLQMNLGLISDVKALETSESRKKALVIASHWLHLMATVVPSAKQQSFAAHNLADMAMVSFSDLPVSLANAFEAPVKHEDDGGFLKPSIKALHKYWQAVHTGYGLDERCGEFALTDAPPAGVKAAKTLEELKLWVLGNGEV